Proteins encoded by one window of Blautia argi:
- a CDS encoding alpha-L-fucosidase, with protein MWFDTPLSTTKEQSRELFDTIKSIQPDCIVSGRIGNDLGEYMTTSDNFLPRLSYEGDWELPATLNDTWGYKIEDENFKNPDEVIRLLLKVVSRGGNYLLNIGPDGTGAVPKGSLDVLNEVGKYVKENGEGIFKTKAMPY; from the coding sequence ATCTGGTTTGATACGCCGCTCAGTACAACAAAAGAGCAGAGCCGTGAACTGTTTGATACGATAAAATCCATTCAGCCGGACTGCATTGTAAGCGGAAGAATTGGAAATGATTTAGGAGAATATATGACAACCAGTGATAACTTCCTTCCACGTCTTTCCTACGAAGGAGACTGGGAGCTTCCCGCTACCTTAAACGATACATGGGGATATAAAATAGAAGATGAAAACTTTAAAAATCCGGATGAAGTTATCCGCCTGCTTTTAAAAGTAGTGAGCAGAGGGGGGAATTATCTTCTGAATATCGGCCCTGACGGAACAGGAGCAGTACCAAAGGGAAGCTTGGATGTTTTAAATGAAGTAGGCAAATATGTAAAAGAAAACGGCGAGGGAATTTTCAAAACAAAGGCAATGCCATATTAA
- a CDS encoding PDDEXK nuclease domain-containing protein produces the protein MFSGEKVLVDLRCDNSLMKTTLIQRNWLLGYRIASEELQGEDRAKYGAEIIKKLAKELSAEYGKGYTKSNLYSFYSFYKTYPEIFQTPFGKSVGLLSWSHYAALLQVKDEAARDWYEKEAVEQTWSVRTLQRNISSQYYYRMLKTQKKELVESEMKELTAPYQNDKLEFIKNPVVAEFLGFSQNTDFTESDLEKSILSNLQKFLMELGKGYAFVARQQHIHTEKQDYYIDLVFYNYILKCFVLIDLKTEKITHQDVGQMDMYIRMYDELKRSEGDNPTIGIVLCSDTDDDIARYSVMHGNEQLFASKYKLYLPTKEELKAEIETQKAMFYLQQQDSEEKETE, from the coding sequence ATGTTCTCAGGCGAAAAAGTCCTTGTGGATTTACGGTGTGATAACAGCCTGATGAAAACAACGCTGATACAGAGAAATTGGCTCCTTGGTTATAGAATTGCAAGTGAAGAATTGCAGGGTGAGGATAGGGCAAAATATGGAGCTGAAATTATAAAAAAGTTAGCAAAAGAATTATCGGCTGAATATGGAAAAGGTTATACAAAGTCGAATCTATATAGCTTTTATTCTTTCTATAAGACCTATCCTGAAATTTTCCAGACACCGTTTGGAAAATCTGTTGGACTACTGTCTTGGTCGCATTATGCAGCATTATTACAGGTTAAAGATGAGGCAGCTCGTGATTGGTATGAGAAAGAAGCAGTAGAACAGACTTGGAGTGTCCGTACTTTGCAGAGAAACATTTCTTCTCAGTATTATTACCGTATGCTCAAGACACAGAAAAAAGAGCTTGTAGAAAGTGAAATGAAGGAACTGACAGCACCGTATCAAAATGATAAGTTGGAGTTTATCAAAAATCCGGTAGTTGCAGAGTTTTTAGGATTTTCTCAGAATACAGATTTTACAGAGAGTGACCTTGAGAAAAGTATCCTTTCCAATTTGCAGAAATTCTTGATGGAGCTTGGAAAGGGATATGCTTTTGTGGCAAGGCAACAGCACATTCATACGGAGAAGCAGGACTATTATATCGACCTTGTATTTTACAATTACATACTGAAATGCTTTGTCCTCATCGACCTGAAAACAGAGAAGATAACACATCAAGATGTAGGACAGATGGATATGTATATCCGTATGTATGATGAATTGAAACGTAGTGAGGGTGATAACCCAACAATCGGTATTGTTCTTTGTTCCGATACAGATGATGATATTGCCCGTTATTCTGTTATGCATGGCAATGAACAATTATTTGCTTCCAAGTACAAATTATACCTGCCGACAAAAGAAGAACTGAAAGCGGAGATTGAAACTCAAAAGGCAATGTTTTATCTTCAGCAGCAGGATAGTGAAGAAAAAGAAACAGAATAG
- a CDS encoding LexA family protein: protein MFGKGDFFILRASGQSMIEAGIDDDDLVVVKKQVEVNEGDIVVALVDNQNTLKRYFRDDENKKIILHPENKKMKDIICR, encoded by the coding sequence ATTTTCGGCAAAGGAGATTTCTTCATATTAAGAGCAAGCGGTCAGTCTATGATTGAAGCTGGAATTGATGACGACGACCTTGTGGTTGTCAAAAAGCAGGTGGAAGTCAATGAGGGCGATATAGTAGTTGCCCTTGTGGATAATCAGAATACATTGAAACGTTACTTCCGAGATGATGAGAATAAGAAAATCATTCTCCATCCGGAAAATAAGAAGATGAAAGACATCATTTGTAGATGA